Proteins found in one Panthera tigris isolate Pti1 chromosome B3, P.tigris_Pti1_mat1.1, whole genome shotgun sequence genomic segment:
- the CHMP4A gene encoding charged multivesicular body protein 4a isoform X4: MFVCDRNLLAGFCFSSFVAGIGFSEVPRPERVEFDFIRLCQRNLWHTRLWPPCAHTIRAPIPELCQGPGELFHWPQEVGWKKEKGPTPEEAIQKLKETEKILIKKQEFLEQKIQQELQMAKKHGTKNKRAALQALRRKKRFEQQLAQTDGTLSTLEFQREAIENATTNAEVLRTMELAAQGMKKAYQDMWGH, from the exons ATGTTTGTGTGTGACAGAAATCTTctggctggtttttgtttttctagctttGTAGCCGGCATTGGCTTTTCGGAGGTGCCAAGACCAGAGCGAGTGGAATTTGACTTCATCCGGCTCTGCCAAAGAAACTTGTGGCACACCCGACTGTGGCCCCCTTGTGCTCACACCATCCGCGCCCCAATTCCTGAACTCTGTCAAGGGCCGGGAGAGCTCTTCCACTGGCCCCAAGAAGTGGGAT ggaagaaggagaaggggccAACCCCTGAAGAGGCAATACAGAaactgaaggagacagagaagatatTGATCAAGAAACAAGAGTTTCTGGAGCAGAAGATTCAACAGGAgctacaaatggccaagaagcatgGGACCAAGAATAAGAGAG CTGCCCTACAGGCTTTGCGGAGGAAGAAAAGATTCGAACAGCAGTTGGCACAAACCGATGGGACATTATCTACCCTGGAGTTTCAGCGTGAGGCCATTGAGAATGCCACCACCAATGCAGAAGTGCTTCGGACCATGGAGCTTGCTGCCCAAGGCATGAAGAAGGCCTACCAGGACATGTGG